A DNA window from Camelina sativa cultivar DH55 chromosome 17, Cs, whole genome shotgun sequence contains the following coding sequences:
- the LOC104757581 gene encoding pinoresinol reductase 1-like yields the protein MGSESKQGEKTRVLVVGATGYIGKSIVRACLAEGHETYVLQRPEIGVDVEKVQLLLSFKKLGARIVEASFSDHQSLVSAVKLVDVVVSAMSGVHIRSHSILFQLKLVEAIKEAGNVKRFLPSEFGMDPPRMGHALPPGRETFDQKMEVRKAIEAAGIQYTYVVGACFAGYMAGGLCQMVALLPPKKKINIYGDGNVKVVFADEDDIAKYTAKTLNDPRTLNKTVSIRPPDNVLTQLELVQIWEKLTGNELEKTNIAAQDFLANIEQMEIPQQAAIGHFYHIFYEGCLTDHEVGEEEEAISLYPEVMYKRMDDYLRMYL from the exons atgggGTCAGAGAGCAAGCAGGGTGAGAAAACGCGTGTTTTGGTGGTGGGAGCGACTGGGTACATAGGGAAGAGTATAGTAAGGGCTTGTTTGGCTGAAGGTCATGAGACTTACGTTTTGCAGCGGCCGGAGATTGGTGTCGACGTCGAGAAAGTCCAActccttctctcttttaaaaaactCGGCGCACGTATCGTTGAAGCTTCTTTCTCCGACCACCAGAGCCTCGTCTCCGCCGTGAAACTTGTTGACGTCGTTGTCTCCGCCATGTCCGGCGTTCACATCCGTAGCCATAGCATCCTTTTCCAGCTTAAGCTCGTCGAAGCCATCAAAGAGGCTGGTAACGTTAAG cGGTTTTTACCATCTGAATTTGGTATGGATCCACCACGTATGGGACATGCACTACCGCCTGGAAGAGAAACATTCGACCAAAAAATGGAAGTGCGTAAGGCTATAGAGGCTGCCGGAATCCAATACACTTACGTTGTGGGTGCTTGCTTTGCCGGTTACATGGCCGGGGGATTGTGTCAGATGGTAGCTTTACTTCctccaaagaaaaagattaatatttatGGTGATGGAAATGttaaag TGGTGTTCGCGGATGAAGATGATATTGCAAAATATACCGCAAAGACGTTAAACGATCCACGGACATTAAACAAAACGGTGAGTATCAGACCTCCCGACAATGTTCTCACGCAGCTCGAATTAGTTCAGATATGGGAAAAGCTAACCGGAAATGAATTGGAGAAAACCAATATTGCTGCACAAGACTTCCTTGCCAACATTGAAC AAATGGAGATTCCACAGCAAGCGGCGATAGGACATTTCTATCACATTTTCTACGAAGGATGTCTCACTGATCACgaagtcggagaagaagaagaagctattaGTCTTTATCCGGAGGTGATGTACAAACGAATGGATGATTACTTAAGAATGTACCTCTAA